The proteins below come from a single Afipia felis ATCC 53690 genomic window:
- a CDS encoding M16 family metallopeptidase, producing the protein MRNALKNLVRPLAFGAALLAFGHVPAQAAAKIQRVVSPGGIEAWLVQDATVPLVAMQFAFTGGSAQDPADKPGVAQLMADNLDEGAGDLDSNAYHERLERRAIQMNFTVTRDQIRGSLRMLKDNRDEAFDLLRLALTAPRFDAEPLERVRAQTISILRRESVTPGSIAGNKFFAAGFPNHPYAHSPRGTLESVPTITADDLRTYREKVFARDGLTVAVVGDIDAEALGQLLDKTFGTLPAKGTLAPVPDVTIATGDNRIFVPLDVPQTNILFGGPSIKRDDPDFMAAYIVNHIIGGGSLSSRLYHEVREKRGLVYSVSTSLWWMDKTSIFLGNTATRADRANETADRIAAELKRIADDGPTQQELDEAKSYLKGSQMVALDSSTKFAGALLQYQLDKLGIDYLDRRPAIIDAVTLDDAKRVAKKIWSHQLLTVSVGRPPAEAATPKPIKN; encoded by the coding sequence TTTCGGCGCGGCGCTGCTCGCTTTCGGCCATGTGCCCGCGCAGGCGGCAGCGAAAATCCAGCGCGTGGTTTCACCGGGCGGCATTGAGGCCTGGCTTGTGCAGGACGCGACCGTACCGCTGGTCGCAATGCAGTTCGCCTTCACCGGCGGCAGCGCGCAGGACCCCGCCGACAAGCCCGGTGTAGCCCAATTGATGGCCGACAATCTCGACGAAGGCGCGGGCGACCTCGATTCCAACGCCTATCATGAGCGGCTGGAGCGCCGCGCGATCCAGATGAACTTCACCGTGACGCGCGATCAGATCCGCGGCTCGCTGCGGATGCTGAAGGACAACCGCGATGAGGCGTTCGACCTGCTGCGCCTCGCGCTGACCGCGCCGCGTTTCGATGCCGAGCCGCTGGAGCGCGTCCGTGCGCAGACGATATCGATCCTGCGCCGTGAATCGGTCACGCCCGGCTCGATCGCCGGCAACAAGTTCTTTGCCGCCGGATTCCCGAACCATCCTTACGCGCATTCGCCGCGCGGTACACTGGAGAGCGTTCCCACGATTACCGCTGACGATCTGCGCACCTACCGCGAAAAGGTGTTCGCACGGGACGGGCTGACCGTTGCCGTGGTCGGCGACATTGATGCCGAGGCGCTGGGCCAGCTGCTCGACAAGACATTCGGCACCTTGCCCGCGAAAGGCACTCTAGCTCCCGTGCCTGATGTAACGATTGCCACAGGCGACAACAGAATTTTCGTGCCGCTCGATGTGCCGCAGACCAACATTCTATTCGGCGGACCATCAATCAAGCGCGACGATCCCGACTTCATGGCGGCCTATATCGTCAACCACATTATCGGCGGCGGCTCGCTGTCGTCGCGGCTCTATCACGAAGTGCGGGAAAAGCGCGGCCTCGTCTATTCCGTCTCCACGTCGTTGTGGTGGATGGACAAAACCTCGATCTTCCTCGGCAACACCGCGACCCGCGCCGACCGAGCCAATGAGACGGCAGACCGGATCGCCGCCGAGCTGAAGCGCATCGCCGACGACGGCCCAACCCAGCAGGAGCTGGACGAGGCCAAGTCCTATCTCAAGGGCTCGCAAATGGTGGCGCTGGATTCGTCCACCAAATTCGCCGGGGCGCTGCTGCAATACCAGCTCGACAAACTCGGCATTGACTATCTCGACCGCCGGCCGGCGATCATCGATGCCGTGACACTGGACGACGCCAAACGCGTCGCCAAGAAAATCTGGAGCCATCAGCTTCTGACGGTCAGCGTCGGTCGCCCGCCCGCAGAAGCCGCCACGCCCAAGCCGATCAAGAACTAG
- the arfB gene encoding alternative ribosome rescue aminoacyl-tRNA hydrolase ArfB — protein MIRVTRDIVIDESDIDISFVRASGPGGQNVNKLSTAAQLRLDVGRLQLATDTLTRLQTLAGQRMTKDGVLVLHAQRFRTQERNRADAIERLLVLLREAAVRPKTRRPTRPTLGSKKRRLDGKKRRSDIKAGRSTRFDD, from the coding sequence ATGATCCGGGTCACACGCGATATCGTCATCGACGAGAGCGACATCGACATCTCCTTCGTCCGCGCCTCCGGGCCGGGCGGGCAGAATGTCAACAAGCTCTCCACCGCGGCGCAACTGCGCCTCGATGTGGGCCGCCTGCAGCTTGCCACCGATACGCTGACGCGCCTGCAGACGCTCGCGGGCCAGCGCATGACGAAGGACGGCGTGCTGGTACTGCATGCCCAGCGCTTCCGTACCCAGGAACGCAACCGTGCCGACGCTATCGAGCGCCTCCTCGTCCTGCTGCGCGAAGCGGCTGTGCGTCCGAAGACGCGCCGTCCTACCCGGCCGACGCTCGGCTCGAAAAAGCGCCGCCTTGATGGCAAGAAACGCCGCTCCGATATCAAGGCGGGTCGAAGCACGCGGTTCGACGACTAA
- the mutL gene encoding DNA mismatch repair endonuclease MutL, with the protein MPVRQLPEQIVNRIAAGEVVERPASAVKELVENAIDAGGSRIDIFTEGGGRRRIAITDDGSGMTRGDLALAVERHATSKLDDEDLLRIRTLGFRGEALPSIGSVAKLAITTRHASEPHAWALEVDAGTKSGITPAALAHGTRVEVSDLFYATPARLKFLKTDRTEAEAIREVVRRLAMARPDIAFTLAGEERAPITWAAALPGAPGRLTRLGDILGSDFRTHAIEVRAEREDVSVEGFAAAPSLTRANALGQYLFVNGRPVRDKLILGAVRAAYSDYLPRDRHPIVALFVTLDPQEVDANVHPAKTEVRFRNAGLVRALIIHALKDGLAREGRRTAANTNGAAITTAFRREDLPRGGYDWRSSPAAPFASHPSSTAMAFDEAPQATFDAYAPSADARGHDTPLTDAVNQPLGAARTQLHANYIVAQTNDGLVLVDQHAAHERIVYERLKASLERNGVQRQMLLIPEIVEMDEAVVEKLLARTDELEKYGLAIESFGPGAVAVRETPSLLGKTNAASLLRDLAEHMAEWDEALPLERRLMHVAATMACHGSVRAGRILKVEEMNALLREMEATPNSGQCNHGRPTYVELKLADIEKLFGRR; encoded by the coding sequence ATGCCCGTCCGTCAACTGCCCGAACAGATCGTCAACCGTATTGCCGCCGGTGAGGTAGTGGAGCGGCCTGCGAGCGCCGTGAAAGAACTCGTCGAGAACGCCATCGATGCGGGCGGCTCGCGCATCGACATCTTCACCGAGGGTGGCGGCCGGCGGCGCATCGCCATCACCGACGACGGCAGCGGCATGACGCGCGGCGACCTCGCGCTTGCGGTCGAGCGCCACGCCACCTCGAAACTCGACGACGAGGATCTCTTACGCATTCGCACGCTCGGCTTCCGTGGCGAAGCCCTGCCCTCGATCGGCTCCGTGGCGAAACTCGCGATCACCACACGCCACGCCAGCGAGCCGCACGCCTGGGCGCTCGAAGTCGACGCAGGAACGAAATCCGGCATCACACCCGCAGCGCTCGCCCACGGCACCCGCGTCGAGGTGAGCGACCTGTTCTATGCAACGCCTGCACGGCTGAAGTTTCTGAAAACCGACCGCACCGAAGCCGAAGCGATCCGCGAAGTCGTGCGGCGGCTGGCGATGGCGCGGCCTGACATCGCCTTCACGCTCGCGGGCGAGGAACGCGCGCCCATCACATGGGCGGCCGCACTACCCGGCGCGCCGGGGCGGCTGACGCGGCTCGGCGACATTCTCGGCAGCGATTTCCGCACCCATGCCATCGAGGTGCGCGCCGAGCGCGAAGATGTTTCTGTCGAGGGTTTTGCCGCGGCACCGTCGCTGACCCGCGCTAACGCGCTCGGGCAATATCTGTTCGTCAACGGCCGCCCGGTACGCGACAAGCTCATTCTCGGGGCGGTGCGTGCCGCCTATTCCGATTATCTGCCACGCGACCGCCATCCGATCGTGGCGCTGTTTGTCACGCTCGATCCGCAGGAGGTCGACGCCAACGTTCACCCGGCCAAGACCGAAGTGCGTTTCCGCAATGCAGGCCTCGTCCGCGCGCTGATCATTCATGCGCTGAAGGACGGCCTCGCCCGCGAAGGGCGGCGCACGGCTGCCAACACCAACGGCGCCGCAATCACGACGGCCTTCCGCCGGGAAGATTTGCCGCGCGGCGGTTACGACTGGCGATCATCGCCTGCTGCGCCTTTTGCTTCTCACCCGTCTTCTACTGCAATGGCGTTCGACGAAGCGCCGCAGGCGACTTTCGACGCTTATGCACCGAGCGCGGACGCACGAGGCCATGACACACCGCTTACCGACGCCGTCAACCAACCGCTTGGCGCCGCGCGCACGCAACTTCACGCGAACTACATCGTGGCGCAGACCAACGACGGTCTCGTGCTGGTCGACCAGCACGCGGCGCACGAGCGCATCGTCTACGAACGGCTCAAGGCTTCCCTCGAAAGAAACGGCGTGCAGCGCCAGATGCTGCTAATCCCCGAAATCGTCGAGATGGACGAGGCCGTGGTCGAGAAGCTGCTCGCGCGCACGGATGAACTTGAGAAATACGGCCTCGCCATCGAATCTTTCGGCCCGGGTGCAGTTGCGGTACGCGAGACGCCGTCGCTGCTCGGCAAGACCAACGCAGCGTCGCTATTGCGCGATTTAGCCGAGCACATGGCGGAATGGGACGAGGCGTTGCCGCTGGAACGGCGGCTGATGCATGTCGCCGCCACCATGGCCTGCCACGGTTCGGTGCGCGCGGGCCGCATTCTCAAGGTCGAGGAAATGAACGCATTGCTGCGCGAGATGGAAGCGACGCCGAATTCCGGCCAGTGCAACCATGGCCGCCCGACCTATGTGGAATTGAAACTAGCCGATATCGAGAAGCTGTTCGGACGACGCTAG
- the rsmD gene encoding 16S rRNA (guanine(966)-N(2))-methyltransferase RsmD, protein MRVVGGRMRGRNIASPASKDIRPTQDRLRESVFNILMHAYENPAVDARVLDLFAGTGALGIEAVSRGASFALFIDNGAEARALLRNNVEALGLGGVTKVYRRDATQLGPAHPMEPFTLAFLDPPYGKGLAEKALASLREGKWLVPGALVVVEETTAAAFAAPEGYEELERRAYDDTEFVFLRAGD, encoded by the coding sequence ATGCGCGTCGTCGGCGGAAGGATGCGAGGGCGCAACATCGCCTCGCCTGCGTCGAAGGATATCAGGCCGACGCAGGATCGCCTGCGCGAGTCGGTGTTCAATATCCTGATGCACGCCTACGAGAATCCCGCGGTCGATGCCCGGGTGCTCGACCTGTTTGCAGGCACCGGCGCGCTCGGCATCGAGGCGGTGTCGCGCGGTGCGTCGTTCGCGCTGTTCATCGACAATGGCGCGGAGGCGCGCGCGCTGTTGCGCAATAATGTCGAGGCGCTGGGTCTCGGTGGCGTCACCAAGGTCTATCGCCGCGACGCCACGCAACTCGGGCCCGCACATCCGATGGAGCCATTCACGCTAGCCTTCCTCGATCCACCTTACGGCAAGGGTCTTGCGGAAAAGGCGCTCGCCTCGCTGCGCGAAGGCAAATGGCTCGTGCCGGGTGCGCTCGTGGTGGTTGAAGAGACGACGGCGGCGGCATTTGCTGCGCCTGAGGGTTACGAAGAACTTGAGCGCCGCGCTTATGACGATACCGAGTTCGTATTTCTGCGCGCTGGTGATTGA